In Fusarium oxysporum f. sp. lycopersici 4287 chromosome 4, whole genome shotgun sequence, a genomic segment contains:
- a CDS encoding hypothetical protein (At least one base has a quality score < 10): MMASCSPKQVSEPARERESFKYGASLLNDITDSPTEGAPPGQPSANGTVPSDEIKRQETPRDTVLASLAQLGLWKTGTDRALISLFDRNHQYIVAETTQRSSLAKSPIRPKDRNGDFWLYPGTFPRRLSVCGRALMAQSHDSSSSDKELPLTLIPDLKADARLCKIQHPLSEFPARFYAAVPVRSPTGVDIGVYCVIDSEPREAESWTTNDTEVLREISSNIMDYLRSKSVGDAYRRSVRMTRGIGSFVEKESSMASWRARTNSPAFHDDATREGNLNSEQQALQQFRDISLQKTLPVHVPMQPNTTGETTAISSGGPGEANMTSTSSKSMSVRESDANAKEKSIAKIFSRAANLIREGIEIEGVVFLDANFETSATDSMLHEGQSSTESSSNSDESSDGIEQGKSCCGILGFATSTSSSINLDVGSDFHTTMPMKLLAALLRRYPAGKIFNFDEDGSLLSSGSSEADLCTPMPKQEYFGEGSTAALSGKSQRPWSRSLEGPSVSKIFPGARSVAFVPVWDPKRDRWLAGGFAYTRTPTRTFTIEGELSYLRGFGMLAMSEAQRLEALLVNKAQSDVLGSLSHELRTPLHGVMLSAELLSDTQLDVFQGNLLRTLETCGRTLSETIDHLLYFSKVNQVAAHRKKERRARKRSIVSDSATTVPASVSTSEVRLDALIEEVMDSVFAGHVFKGNEAQKAWQTANRSKRVNTEDENDLTGDAWVAFRSQTLAQGISPDFLRNDLFKPFSQENHLSHGTGLGLSLVKKIVASMGGKISIESEVNVGTTATITLPLLRSKDSDSSNLGQEKNEVDEETKRLKGLRLRLVGFPSEEEIKSNTGRGIPMSAMKVMCHRWLEMDVINEAKCQEVAPDLVLCNEIAIKDPVLSSEELVRCPVVVVCANAITAHKRSSQSKASENQRVYEFVSQPIGPHKLARILHIALCRWGDLQALSPAVPVGEDEEHLDYASDDAKRCSTGSNTEGDAPDDKSTPGPGAAPLKRPGPPSRVPSKRPPQATQQQGSTAASEPKSFLLVDDNPINLSVLCAYMKKLKTKYTTAADGLEAVERFQENPDEFSCILMDISMPRMDGIEATKQIRAFENKEDREPVVILALTGLASASAQQEAYASGVDVFLSKPVKLKELSSILRERSLA; encoded by the exons GCGCCTTGATATCTCTGTTCGATCGTAATCACCAATATATTGTCGCCGAGACTACACAACGATCATCTCTTGCCAAGAGTCCAATCCGGCCAAAAGATAGAAATGGAGACTTCTGGCTATACCCAGGGACATTTCCACGACGGCTCTCGGTTTGCGGCCGGGCTCTTATGGCGCAAAGTCAcgactcttcttcctctgatAAGGAACTGCCCCTTACTCTGATACCGGATCTTAAAGCCGATGCTAGACTCTGCAAGATACAGCACCCGCTATCAGAATTTCCTGCTCGGTTTTATGCTGCTGTCCCTGTGCGATCACCTACTGGTGTTGACATTGGTGTTTATTGCGTGATAGACTCCGAGCCGAGAGAAGCCGAGAGCTGGACCACCAATGACACCGAGGTCCTACGAGAAATCTCCTCTAACATCATGGACTACCTTCGATCCAAGAGTGTGGGAGATGCTTATCGAAGAAGTGTCCGTATGACAAGGGGAATTGGTTCgtttgttgagaaggagtcGTCCATGGCGAGTTGGAGAGCTCGAACGAATTCTCCGGCCTTCCACGACGATGCGACACGGGAAGGCAATCTAAATTCTGAACAGCAGGCCCTGCAGCAGTTCAGGGACATTAGTCTTCAGAAAACATTGCCGGTTCACGTACCAATGCAGCCCAATACGACAGGAGAAACCACCGCTATCAGCTCTGGGGGTCCCGGGGAGGCGAATATGACTAGCACTTCATCGAAGAGTATGTCTGTTCGAGAATCCGATGCTAATGCCAAGGAGAAGTCAATTGCCAAGATATTCTCTCGGGCAGCCAATCTCATACGAGAAGGAATAGAGATTGAAGGCGTCGTCTTCCTAGATGCGAATTTCGAGACGTCGGCTACCGATTCGATGCTTCATGAGGGCCAGTCTTCGACCGAGTCATCATCGAATAGCGATGAGTCAAGTGATGGGATCGAGCAGGGAAAGTCTTGTTGCGGAATTTTGGGTTTCGCtacttcaacttcatcaagcatcAACTTGGATGTAGGTTCCGATTTTCACACAACCATGCCAATGAAGTTGCTAGCTGCGCTCTTGCGGCGGTATCCTGCTGGTAAAATCTTTAATTTCGACGAGGATGGTAGCCTCTTATCAAGTGGTTCGTCTGAGGCCGACCTTTGTACACCGATGCCGAAGCAAGAATATTTTGGTGAAGGATCAACTGCGGCGCTATCTGGTAAAAGTCAGCGTCCTTGGTCGCGATCTCTAGAAGGACCGTCAGTTTCCAAGATCTTCCCTGGTGCTCGAAGCGTAGCCTTTGTGCCTGTTTGGGATCCTAAAAGAGACCGTTGGTTAGCGGGAGGTTTCGCATATACTCGGACGCCCACGAGGACATTTACGATCGAGGGTGAGTTGAGTTACCTGCGAGGGTTTGGCATGCTGGCCATGTCGGAAGCCCAACGACTCGAGGCCTTGCTTGTGAACAAGGCACAATCCGATGTGCTTGGCTCATTATCTCACGAACTGCGGACTCCTCTTCACGGAGTCATGCTCTCAGCTGAGCTGTTGTCCGATACTCAGCTGGATGTTTTCCAGGGAAACCTACTGCGAACCCTTGAGACATGTGGTCGAACACTATCCGAGACCATTGATCATCTTTTATATTTCTCAAAGGTCAATCAAGTTGCAGCTCATCGAAAGAAGGAGCGCCGAGCTCGAAAACGATCTATTGTTTCAGACTCTGCCACCACAGTTCCCGCGAGTGTTTCGACCTCTGAGGTTAGGCTGGACGCTCTAATTGAGGAGGTCATGGACAGTGTTTTCGCCGGTCATGTTTTCAAGGGCAATGAAGCCCAAAAAGCTTGGCAAACCGCTAATCGAAGCAAACGCGTGAATacggaggatgagaatgatCTGACGGGCG ACGCTTGGGTCGCATTTCGGTCACAGACACTGGCCCAAGGAATATCCCCAGACTTTCTTCGCAACGACCTCTTCAAACCATTCTCTCAGGAAAACCATCTTTCACACGGTACCGGATTGGGCCTAAGTCTAGTCAAGAAGATCGTGGCATCCATGGGCGGCAAGATATCGATCGAGAGTGAAGTTAACGTCGGGACTACAGCAACCATAACATTGCCACTGTTACGATCGAAAGACTCAGACAGCTCAAATCTGGGGCAAGAGAAAAAcgaagttgatgaagagaccaAGCGCCTAAAAGGACTGCGTCTGCGACTGGTCGGTTTCCCTTCTGAGGAGGAAATTAAGTCGAATACGGGTCGGGGCATTCCCATGTCTGCCATGAAAGTAATGTGCCATCGAtggttggagatggatgTTATCAACGAAGCTAAATGTCAGGAAGTTGCTCCGGATCTTGTTCTATGCAATGAGATAGCGATCAAAGACCCGGTTCTGAGCAGCGAAGAGCTCGTTAGGTGCCCCGTGGTTGTGGTGTGCGCCAATGCCATTACGGCACATAAGCGATCTTCCCAGAGCAAGGCATCTGAGAATCAGCGAGTTTATGAATTTGTTTCTCAACC TATTGGCCCACACAAACTTGCTCGAATTCTTCACATAGCATTATGTCGATGGGGGGACTTACAAGCGTTATCGCCGGCTGTGCCGGtaggtgaagatgaagagcaTTTGGATTATGCATCGGATGATGCTAAAAGGTGCTCGACTGGAAGCAATACAGAAGGAGATGCTCCTGATGATAAATCGACTCCAGGTCCAGGAGCGGCGCCACTAAAACGCCCTGGACCCCCATCACGAGTTCCGTCAAAACGCCCTCCCCAAGCGACGCAACAACAGGGGTCAACTGCGGCGAGCGAACCCAAGAGTTTCCTCCTTGTCGATGATAACCCCATCAACCTCTCGGTGTTGTGCGCCTATATGAAGAAGCTTAAGACCAAGTATACTACGGCAGCAGACGGACTTGAAGCTGTGGAACGGTTCCAGGAGAACCCAGATGAATTCAGTTGCATCCTGATGGATATCAGTATGCCACGAATGGACGGAATTGAGGCCACAAAACAGATACGGGCTTTCGAGAACAAAGAGGACCGGGAACCAGTAGTCATTCTTGCTCTAACGGGTTTGGCATCAGCGAGTGCCCAGCAAGAAGCTTATGCAAGTGGTGTTGATGTGTTTCTATCTAAGCCCGTTAAGCTCAAGGAGCTGAGCAGTATATTGAGGGAGAGAAGTTTAGCGTAG